One Cucumis melo cultivar AY chromosome 8, USDA_Cmelo_AY_1.0, whole genome shotgun sequence genomic window, TTGAGTCAGTACCGAGTGGTTGGAGAGGAGGATtaatactattattattttgggtAATATTGATTTGGTTTTCAAAGATAGGAGAAGAAAGAGAGTTAATTAAATTCATAATTTCAATTTCAGTAggattattattgttattaattaacgAAGGTGGTTGAAGGAGATATTGAAGGTATTGACACTTGGCCATTTGAAGAGCTTCAGCTTGTAATCTCAAAGCTTGTTCTTCCCATGAAGGATTCTCCATTAGCTCTTTAAGACTGGCCAACGCTATGATGTGTGGCAAACTTGAGAATATGTCGGTTCGAGGACGATGAGTCATTGGATCATAACCCATTTGAATTAGCTTTTTCTTCAGATGAGTATTCCAAAAATTCTTTATTTCATTGTCCGTTCGTCCGGGTAAATGACTTGCAATTGCAGACCACCTTCAttcattaaatttaattattactcACACACATGTAAACATAATTAGTTTGCAAAAAAGCATAATAATAATCTTACTTGTTTCCAAGGACAGAGTGGAGATTGAGAATAGTTTGCTCTTCTTCTTGAGAAAACTTTCCTCTCTTAATATCTGGCCTCAAGTAGTTTGTCCATCTCAATCTACAGCTCTTACCACATCTATTTAGCCCTACAAATGGTTAATCCGTTTGATGTATGAGagagatttctttttctttattttttaacaGATTATTGGAAAGAAAGAATAAGCTGAGAGTATTTGATACATACCGGCGAGTTTGGGGAGGGCTCTCCAGCTGCCATGGCCATGATTTTTGATATGTTTGATGAGCTTTTGGTCTTCTTCGGGAGTCCAAGGGCCTTTTTTAAGGCCACTTTCATCACAACAAGGGCTCCTTCCCATTTCCTTTTTGTAATATGTTAATATGCTATGCTAATTGATCACTCTCTTCTTT contains:
- the LOC103484967 gene encoding transcription factor MYB92, which codes for MGRSPCCDESGLKKGPWTPEEDQKLIKHIKNHGHGSWRALPKLAGLNRCGKSCRLRWTNYLRPDIKRGKFSQEEEQTILNLHSVLGNKWSAIASHLPGRTDNEIKNFWNTHLKKKLIQMGYDPMTHRPRTDIFSSLPHIIALASLKELMENPSWEEQALRLQAEALQMAKCQYLQYLLQPPSLINNNNNPTEIEIMNLINSLSSPIFENQINITQNNNSINPPLQPLGTDSMSLLFSHLPSLEVVPSNNTNTYETTQFVAKEMCSQNNEVCDANNNSPWQLPSSSTAPSPPSVAPRMNIINEGPSSNSNYGDACSSSSLGGSSSSIWPDHLLLEDALFHDIPSL